CAGTCTCTTCTGCGAGCTGCATTAAGCCAATCTTTGTGGCCAGTCTTATCTGATAACGTGGACGCACCGCCGATCCAGAGGCTGAATCGACGAATGAGTTCTGCGACAGCCTCCTTCCGGTCGATGTTTTCGCCAGGCGCCATGTGAGTCGCGACAAAATCAACTTTCTCGGCGATAAGGGCGGGCGTGACAGAGCCTTTCTCCAAGGCTTCAACCAAGAATGTCTGAGTAACGCTGACAACGCGCTGAAATACCTTATTCTGCTCTTCCATTAACTTGCTTTCCCTTCGGCGGGTATCGTCGCGAGACTCGGAAGAGACGCGACGAGATTGGGGTAGTTCTGAAAAGGTTCAGTCATAGACAACGAAGTCAGAGCCATTTCGACGCTCATTCCACGCCGCCCGACCATGTCCCTGAATAGCGTCAAGAGGACAGTTCTGACACCGTCGGGGGCCGTCTCAGGCACCCCTGAGAAGCCAGTCATTGGGGTATCTTTGTTTTCAGCTGTATCTAGCCATATACGTTGTACAGGCACCGTTTCCTCGACAACGCGTAACATGGCCCGAACAAGACCAGCATTACCACCAACCGCTTCAATTACCGCAGCCACAGCGGGATGCCTCTCGTCGATGCGATATCGGACCCCATCCTTAAGCCTGTCTACACGCCACGCTTGGTGCTCAACCTTGAGTCCTCCGAGTCCAAGCATTGGCGAGCCTCGAAAAGCGAAGACTCTTCTGGCTCTTTCCCTCGTATCTTCAGCCAATTTCGTGAGCCACGGACGTACAGATACTGGAGGTCGGGCCGTAGATTTTTTGACGTCGATCTTCCAGTCGGAATCGGCTGTATTAGGAATGTCCAACATGATCCTGGCGAGTCGATGAGGTTCCTCTCGGTTCCAAGCGCGGCCCTGTCCAATCCCAAGCCATCCACCTGCCAAAAGCAAACGATGGCTCCGATATACGTAAAATCCTTGCTGAGAGGTCCATCCTTCTGCCCCACCCGCCCTACGGAACTCATCATCAGAGAGGCGATCTTTATGTGGCAGAACGTGGCATTGAGCCTCAACAAGCCCTGATGCGGTGACAATTTTGGCGACTGGTGACTGCCAAGGCTTAGAGGGATGCCCTGTCATAAAGGGATCCCATGGACTAACTATCTTTCCGTTGAGGAAAAGTCGGATGACCGGGTTTTTTCCTTCTAACAGACGATGAAAAACCATCGCCAAACGTAGCTCAACATCATCTACCAAGTCGGCAAAGTGATTGAGCGTATAGCCAAGTGTTACGATTCTGTCCAACTTCTCCCAGAGAACTATTGTCCCGGAATGAAGAGCATTGAGCGGCTCAACGAAAGCTTCAGATCCACGGGCTGCCCCTTCAAATATCCTCCACCCAACGTCCCTCGATGCCGCAATGGCATCGAGATCCCAACGCAGACAGGAAACTGAACCACTCTTCGGTCTAGACGCAACAGTGAGAGAGCGGCACTGAGAAAATGACGCTGTTTTGAGGCCCATCCCGAAACGCCCAAGATCATTAGCCGCTCGATCATCGAGAGGGTTTTTGGCGCCAAGCGTCATTGCCACCTCTAACTCAGCGTCGGTCATGCCTCGTCCGTTATCCAAAATGGAAATTCGACTTCTTTCACCATCCCAGTCGAAAGCCACATGAACTTCCGTTGCTCCAGCGGAAACACCGTTATCAATCACATCAGCTAAAGCAGAGGCAGTCGAATAACCGAGGCCACGTAGGGCTTCAAGCATTGCGTCGGCTCGCGGTGGGGCATACCTAGTACGTTCGTTCATTTGAGTTAGGCAATTCCAGAAAGGTGCGTGAAGCCGAGTTCAGCCATCCTACGTGCAAACTTGCGCACTCCATCCGGTTGGGTTGGAGGCGGGTCATCATCAGCTACGCTCATCCGTGACCTTCTCTGATTGCTCATCTGGGGGGAGAGATTTTTTCATCTCGAAGTAGTCGCCTACATACAAGACTAACTTTTCCTTTCTTAACGGATGGCACAGCTTTTTAAGTGCCTTCGATTCAATTTGCCGAATTCGCTCACGAGTGACGTCAAACAGAGATCCAACCTCCTCCAGGGTCATAGCGTCATCTTGGCCAAAGCCAAAACGGAGGTTGATCACCTTGGCCGAACGCTCGTCAAGCTCTCCAATCATTTCCATCAAAATCGCTCGTAAGGAAGCATGCTCTGCAGCGATTGCCGGGTCAGATGGTTCCTCCTCCAAGAGAGAATCGAGCAAGGAATTAGAGGATTCTTCGAACCACTCATCCAAACTGCTGATCTTTTCGAACACGGTTAAAAGAAGCTTGAGCTTATCGAGAGCAATCCCTGTTCGATGGGATGTCTCGCGTTCGCTTTCGGGAAGGCCCAACTTAAATTTGAACTTATCCCGTTCTCGTACGATATTTCTTGCCAGTTCTTGCATGTGAACTGGAACACGGACCGCTCTCTCTTGATTAGCGATAGCGCGCGTAATTTGCTGTCGAATCCACCACGTCGCGTAAGTGGAAAACCTGAACCCTTTGCGCCAGTCAAACCGTTCTACAGCCCTCATCAGACCTATGTTGCCTTCCTGCACAAGATCATCAAAAGCGAGCTCGGACCATCGATATTTGTTGGCTATGGAAAGCACTAAACGAAGGTTAGAAAGGATCATCCTTTCTCGCGCAGCTTCCTGGCGTCGAATAGCAGAGGAGAAGCCTGCACCTGCCAAATCACAATCCGCCTTCCTCGAAAGCTCAATGAGAAAAATTCGGGAAAGATTTGCAGCGGCAAGTCCACTTCGGACTTTCACGTAATCGTTGCCAGCAGAGCGTGCAGCTGAAACCGAGGAGACAAAGGTTGTTGCGATCGAATCGAGTCCGATCTTATCCTCTTCGTAATCTGCCTCCTCATTGGAGGGCATCTCACTGGAGTTTTCGCTTACGTCACCTTCACTAGCTGGATCATCGCGAGAGGTGAAGCTCTCATGACTCGCCTGGCCTCGGGCTACTTTGTCGGCAGCTTCGAAAACAAAAGTAAGTCCTGAGGGCCAGCGTGAGAGCGCATCCAGGGCCTGAGCCCTTGCCTCCTCCATTTCCCGGCCCAATGCAATTTCCTCAGCAGCCAGAAGCAGGTCTTTCTTTAAGCCCTTAGCGTAAAATCTCAGCGGTTCGTTACGACCCGATGCGAGGTCTTCTGCGAACTCCAAGGCTTCTGATAGCTTTAATTCTTCATCAACTGACGGCTCGACAAGATCAGACTGATCGGTAATCTCCGACCACTCATCGATCAAGACTCCAAGATCGCCTAAAACGAAAGTCAGAAGACGCTCAGTTTCCTCATTGCGGGAGAGATCACCCTCACGGCATACATCGATAAGAGCTGATTTGGGTACTGTCCCTTCTCGTAAACCCCGGAAGAATAAGCCACGTAGATCAGCACGATCCTCACTGGTTAAAGGAAGCGATCTTTCTGGAAGAAACAGATCGACATCGTCCCACTCCACATCAGTGTCGATCGCTTTGAACTTGCCTATCGTTCCTTGAAGTGTGCTGATTTCTTCGGCTACGGCCATGTTGCCCTGCGGGGCAACCACTTCAGACTCCGCTTCCCAGTCATCCTCAAACCCCAAGTCGAGAGGCTCGTCGTCGAGTTCAATCAGGTCTTCGTGCGCCTTTGTCTCGAAGGGAACGGCATCCTCGTCAGCTCGGATCGTTTCCGCCTCGCGGATGACGAGTTCAAAAGATGGGTGATTTCCAGACGCGAGCACTTCATCAACCTGAGGTGGCACCTTAACCGCTTCATCTTCTATGTCGTTATGCGGCGATTCGCTCTGGACCGAGTGAGGGAGTAACTCTCCGGCGCTTACATCACTCTGAAGCGAATTTTCAGTGCCCACATCGCTTACTTGGAAGGAAAAACCAAGTGCTTCTCGCAATAGGTCAATACATTGAGCACAGTTACTCTTCTCCGCGTAAGCGAGAGCAGTTCGGCCTTCGGGATCGAGCAACTCTGGTTTTGCTCCAGCAGCCAACAGAAGCCGTACAATGCCGTTTTTCTTTCGAGCAGAGGCAAGCATTAGAGGCGTAGCGCCTGCCCCATCGCGAGCGTCAAGATCGTCGCCACGCGCGATATGGAGTTTGACTGCAACCTCCACACCGGCAATGGTCGCCATACGGAGCAAGGGGTTCAATTTAGCCACGGTGCTACCCACATGCCCAAGCGATTCGACTTAAAAGTCACTCCCACATCAATCAGTTGAGAAATGACTTTGCTACATCCTTCTTTTTTCAGAACCGACTCCTTGTTCATGCTTCCATTTGCAAGCTCATACCCCTTAGTGCTGACACTAATTTGGCCTAATGAGAACGCGGTTGAATGTGGTGCGAGGCCTTCCCGAAGTCACTTACGTTTTCCTCAAAGAGGAGCACAGTGGCGCAACGCCATCCACAATATCCACTTGTTAAAGGCACGTAAAGGACAGACCAAGGATGCCTATCACTACACTGATTCGGGTTGTCAGCGCTTGCATTTCTGAGCAGCCACGCGTTGCTTATCTTTTAGTAAATACAGTACCGATCGTCTGAAAATATTGGTGCCCTACAGGTAAATTCGTCCGACAGGCAGCACATTGGATACGCCAAGATATGTTTTTCAACTGGGGGTATAGGCATGACTTTCCGAGAAGATGCAATCTCGACTACCTCCCCGAACCATTGATGTCATGTTTCGAGCGCCGCGAAAAAATCGAATCAATGGACTAGTACGGATGCCTACATTGGATGAGCGCAGACATTGTCTCCCCCGAACACCGCTCGAAGATCATGTCAATGATCAAGGGCAAAAACACCAAGCCTGAAATGGTCGTGCGTTCGATGTGCCATGAATTGGGATTTCGTTATCGCCTGCATCGAAAAGATCTGCCAGGTTCGCCTGATCTGGTATTCCCCAAGCACCGATTATGTATCTTCGTCCACGGCTGCTTTTGGCACCGACACCCGGGCTGCAAATATGCGTACACACCAAAAAGCAGACTCGACTTTTGGCTTCCTAAACTCGCGAAGAATGTTGAGCGGGACTTGCAGGTGCAGGAGAAGCTGAAGGAGCTTGGTTGGAAAGTAGTGATCGTTTGGGAGTGCCACACCAAAGACAGAGAAATCCTACACAATGAAATCCGTTCTGCATTTGATTTGAATGCTTAGACCTACGGGAATTGAGCAAATAGTCGATGATCATTTTTATAGGATTGACCACGCCGCTTTGAAGCCCTAGGCTTCTGTTCCGGCGCCTAAGAAACGCCTCAACCAGAGCGGTCCTCCGCACCCGACAGTCATGCGGCTTTTTTTCGTCTGCGGTTTCTCTACGCCTGCGAAAAGTCCCGTTATGTCGGGAGTGGGCGAATACAAGACCCGAAAGGGGAATATGTCCGGCCCGTCTCTGGTGGGTTTCTTAGCTCCCGACACCCTTAACGAATGCCCTAAGAAAGCAGCCAGAGGTAAATGGAAATGCCTGACTACTCAGCCTTCATGATGAAAGCGAATCGCTGTACCCGCCG
This genomic window from Pseudomonas kribbensis contains:
- a CDS encoding ATP-binding protein; translated protein: MLEALRGLGYSTASALADVIDNGVSAGATEVHVAFDWDGERSRISILDNGRGMTDAELEVAMTLGAKNPLDDRAANDLGRFGMGLKTASFSQCRSLTVASRPKSGSVSCLRWDLDAIAASRDVGWRIFEGAARGSEAFVEPLNALHSGTIVLWEKLDRIVTLGYTLNHFADLVDDVELRLAMVFHRLLEGKNPVIRLFLNGKIVSPWDPFMTGHPSKPWQSPVAKIVTASGLVEAQCHVLPHKDRLSDDEFRRAGGAEGWTSQQGFYVYRSHRLLLAGGWLGIGQGRAWNREEPHRLARIMLDIPNTADSDWKIDVKKSTARPPVSVRPWLTKLAEDTRERARRVFAFRGSPMLGLGGLKVEHQAWRVDRLKDGVRYRIDERHPAVAAVIEAVGGNAGLVRAMLRVVEETVPVQRIWLDTAENKDTPMTGFSGVPETAPDGVRTVLLTLFRDMVGRRGMSVEMALTSLSMTEPFQNYPNLVASLPSLATIPAEGKAS
- a CDS encoding sigma-70 family RNA polymerase sigma factor, producing MAKLNPLLRMATIAGVEVAVKLHIARGDDLDARDGAGATPLMLASARKKNGIVRLLLAAGAKPELLDPEGRTALAYAEKSNCAQCIDLLREALGFSFQVSDVGTENSLQSDVSAGELLPHSVQSESPHNDIEDEAVKVPPQVDEVLASGNHPSFELVIREAETIRADEDAVPFETKAHEDLIELDDEPLDLGFEDDWEAESEVVAPQGNMAVAEEISTLQGTIGKFKAIDTDVEWDDVDLFLPERSLPLTSEDRADLRGLFFRGLREGTVPKSALIDVCREGDLSRNEETERLLTFVLGDLGVLIDEWSEITDQSDLVEPSVDEELKLSEALEFAEDLASGRNEPLRFYAKGLKKDLLLAAEEIALGREMEEARAQALDALSRWPSGLTFVFEAADKVARGQASHESFTSRDDPASEGDVSENSSEMPSNEEADYEEDKIGLDSIATTFVSSVSAARSAGNDYVKVRSGLAAANLSRIFLIELSRKADCDLAGAGFSSAIRRQEAARERMILSNLRLVLSIANKYRWSELAFDDLVQEGNIGLMRAVERFDWRKGFRFSTYATWWIRQQITRAIANQERAVRVPVHMQELARNIVRERDKFKFKLGLPESERETSHRTGIALDKLKLLLTVFEKISSLDEWFEESSNSLLDSLLEEEPSDPAIAAEHASLRAILMEMIGELDERSAKVINLRFGFGQDDAMTLEEVGSLFDVTRERIRQIESKALKKLCHPLRKEKLVLYVGDYFEMKKSLPPDEQSEKVTDERS
- a CDS encoding very short patch repair endonuclease, with the protein product MSADIVSPEHRSKIMSMIKGKNTKPEMVVRSMCHELGFRYRLHRKDLPGSPDLVFPKHRLCIFVHGCFWHRHPGCKYAYTPKSRLDFWLPKLAKNVERDLQVQEKLKELGWKVVIVWECHTKDREILHNEIRSAFDLNA